A stretch of the Xanthocytophaga agilis genome encodes the following:
- the rph gene encoding rifamycin-inactivating phosphotransferase codes for MENKSLYLMDLKDAGPLAIALIGGKGANLAELTRIPELNVPEGFCVTTEAFKDVIAHQPEFVALLEQLEGLTVSDRKAISEIDAKIRMCIEATAIPQELENQVRSRIGQNGGKHAYAVRSSATAEDLASASFAGQQDSFLNVTDSDAILSHIRKCWASLFTERAVIYRMQNGFGHRNVSLAVVVQRMVFSQVSGILFTADPISGNRKVVSIDASFGLGEALVSGLVNADHYKVREGRIIEKKVSTKQMAVHASEAGGTQARKIEPGQQNSQALTDVQILQLEQTGRMIEAHFGQPQDIEWCLRDDTFYMVQSRPITTLYPVPEAEDDGNHVYVSVGHQQMMTDAFKPLGLSVWMLTGNLAMFKTAGGRLFVDITRGLASPAGRENLLNVLGHSDPLIKDSLLTVIDRKFVKEDPDVTIPGHVKGHQGMSAADILAEAGNDPGIVADLIGRSQSAIAALRENIAAKTGPEVFEHILQDMQQRRQLSSETKNLNVIMAAIHASAWINEKMNEWLGETNVADTLTLSVPHNITSEMGLALLDLADVLRPYPEIVAYLQQSNNPDFLEALLPFEGGQKVRDAITAYLNKYGMRCAGEIDITRTRWSENPGILLPMLLANIKNLPSGESRRRFEQGQQTALAKAHELLTRLKSLPGGEEKASETRQMIDLLRNFIGYREYPKYDIVCRYFIYKQALLKEAELLTEAGVLEEKEDSYYLCFDELQQVVRTGKVDYALINERKAEYHTYEKLMPPRVITSEGEILNGQYKRGAVPAGSLAGLAVSSGIVEGRARVILKVEEADLEEGDILVTMFTDPSWTPLFFAIKGLITEVGGLMTHGAVIAREYGLPAVVGVENATRIIKDGQWIRIHGTAGYVEILREGEG; via the coding sequence GCAAAGATCAGAATGTGCATTGAAGCCACGGCTATTCCGCAGGAACTTGAAAACCAAGTCCGTAGCCGCATCGGTCAGAACGGCGGAAAACACGCGTATGCGGTGCGTTCCAGCGCTACCGCGGAGGATCTGGCCAGTGCCTCCTTTGCAGGTCAGCAGGATAGCTTTTTAAACGTTACCGATAGCGATGCCATTTTAAGCCATATCCGCAAATGCTGGGCCTCCCTGTTTACCGAGCGGGCGGTAATTTACCGGATGCAGAATGGCTTCGGTCACCGTAACGTTTCATTAGCTGTTGTGGTGCAGCGGATGGTTTTTTCTCAGGTTTCCGGCATTCTCTTTACAGCAGATCCCATCAGTGGCAACCGTAAGGTAGTTTCCATAGATGCGAGCTTCGGACTGGGAGAGGCGCTGGTGTCAGGCCTGGTCAATGCTGACCATTATAAAGTAAGAGAAGGCCGCATTATAGAGAAAAAAGTCTCTACTAAACAAATGGCTGTGCATGCCTCGGAAGCCGGTGGCACACAGGCGCGGAAGATCGAACCCGGGCAGCAGAACAGCCAGGCGCTGACAGATGTGCAGATACTACAACTCGAGCAAACCGGCAGAATGATCGAGGCGCATTTCGGGCAGCCACAGGACATTGAGTGGTGTTTGAGGGATGACACATTCTATATGGTACAAAGCCGGCCGATCACCACCTTATATCCTGTACCGGAGGCTGAGGACGACGGAAATCATGTTTATGTATCCGTCGGACACCAGCAAATGATGACCGATGCCTTTAAACCGCTCGGATTGTCCGTCTGGATGCTGACCGGAAACCTGGCCATGTTCAAAACGGCTGGCGGGAGGTTATTCGTGGATATTACCAGGGGACTGGCCTCCCCCGCAGGCCGGGAAAATCTGTTAAATGTGTTAGGACATTCAGACCCGCTGATTAAAGATAGCCTGCTGACTGTTATCGACCGGAAGTTTGTAAAAGAGGACCCCGATGTTACCATACCCGGACACGTGAAAGGCCATCAGGGCATGTCTGCGGCTGATATACTGGCCGAAGCCGGAAACGATCCGGGCATTGTGGCTGATCTGATCGGACGCAGCCAAAGCGCAATTGCAGCCCTCAGGGAGAACATCGCAGCCAAAACAGGACCGGAAGTATTTGAGCACATCCTGCAGGATATGCAGCAAAGGCGACAGCTGTCTTCGGAAACGAAAAATCTGAACGTGATCATGGCAGCCATTCACGCTTCGGCCTGGATCAATGAGAAAATGAACGAATGGCTGGGGGAAACCAACGTGGCCGATACGCTTACGCTTTCGGTACCTCACAACATCACGTCGGAAATGGGTCTGGCACTTCTGGATCTGGCAGATGTCTTACGCCCTTATCCGGAGATAGTCGCTTATCTGCAGCAGAGCAACAACCCTGACTTTCTGGAGGCACTGCTTCCATTCGAAGGAGGGCAGAAGGTTCGCGATGCGATCACGGCCTACCTGAACAAATATGGGATGCGGTGCGCCGGTGAGATTGACATCACCCGGACGCGGTGGAGTGAAAACCCAGGCATCCTGTTGCCGATGCTGCTCGCTAACATTAAAAACCTGCCGTCAGGAGAAAGCAGGCGGCGGTTTGAGCAGGGACAGCAGACTGCTTTAGCCAAAGCGCACGAGTTGCTGACCCGGCTAAAGTCATTACCGGGCGGCGAAGAAAAAGCCAGCGAAACCAGGCAGATGATTGACTTGCTGCGGAACTTTATCGGTTACCGCGAATATCCGAAATATGACATCGTTTGCCGGTATTTCATTTACAAGCAGGCGTTGTTAAAAGAAGCGGAACTCCTTACCGAAGCCGGTGTTCTCGAAGAGAAAGAAGACAGCTACTATCTCTGTTTTGACGAGTTGCAGCAGGTGGTGCGTACCGGCAAAGTGGACTACGCACTCATCAATGAACGCAAGGCAGAGTACCATACGTACGAAAAGCTAATGCCGCCACGGGTGATCACCTCCGAGGGCGAGATCCTCAACGGGCAGTACAAACGTGGAGCTGTTCCTGCCGGTTCGCTGGCGGGTCTGGCGGTTTCATCCGGCATCGTGGAAGGCAGGGCACGGGTGATTCTGAAGGTGGAAGAGGCTGATCTGGAAGAGGGCGATATCCTGGTTACCATGTTTACCGATCCCAGCTGGACACCCTTGTTCTTTGCCATTAAAGGCCTGATCACGGAAGTGGGCGGACTCATGACGCACGGCGCTGTGATTGCGCGCGAATATGGTCTGCCGGCGGTTGTAGGCGTGGAAAATGCAACCAGAATAATCAAAGACGGGCAATGGATCCGGATACATGGAACAGCGGGCTATGTGGAGATCCTACGCGAAGGGGAGGGGTAG
- a CDS encoding alpha/beta hydrolase translates to MKRLQRTATFLKPIVFIAILMITTSQSNGQTVKPSSSGYVPANGTQVYYEIYGEGKPLILLHGAYYTIQLNWGQLIPKLSQDRKVVAIELQGHGHTPYSDRSLSRTTLASDVEKVMDYLNIESADVAGYSFGGQIAYQFAIQSPKRLRKLVIISAAHKTAGWVPEVTSGFKKMKPELFANSPLQAAYDAVAPDKSKWTKFLEQMMALAGQPFDLGDDNIAKIAAPVLIISGDNDGMDKIELAKTYKLLGGDHSADLQPMPKSQLAIVPGQSHVSLMRQTDLLKVYLENFLK, encoded by the coding sequence ATGAAGCGTTTACAACGAACCGCAACTTTTCTTAAACCGATCGTATTCATCGCCATTCTTATGATTACCACATCGCAATCGAACGGACAAACAGTAAAGCCCTCCAGCAGTGGCTATGTACCTGCCAATGGCACCCAGGTATATTACGAAATATATGGAGAGGGGAAGCCTTTGATTTTATTACACGGCGCTTATTATACCATCCAGCTCAACTGGGGCCAGTTAATCCCGAAACTGTCTCAGGACCGGAAAGTGGTTGCCATTGAATTGCAGGGACATGGGCACACGCCCTATTCAGACAGGAGTTTATCGCGTACTACGTTGGCAAGCGATGTGGAGAAAGTGATGGATTACCTGAACATTGAGAGTGCCGATGTCGCAGGATATAGTTTCGGCGGGCAGATCGCTTATCAGTTTGCCATACAAAGCCCGAAACGTTTGCGAAAACTGGTTATTATTTCGGCTGCTCATAAGACTGCCGGCTGGGTGCCGGAAGTAACCAGCGGATTTAAAAAGATGAAACCGGAGCTTTTTGCCAACTCGCCCCTGCAAGCCGCCTACGATGCCGTAGCGCCGGATAAAAGCAAATGGACAAAGTTTCTGGAACAGATGATGGCCTTAGCCGGACAGCCATTTGATCTGGGCGATGACAACATCGCAAAAATTGCGGCTCCTGTACTCATTATATCCGGTGACAATGATGGGATGGATAAAATAGAACTGGCCAAAACGTATAAACTGTTAGGCGGTGACCATTCTGCCGACCTGCAGCCTATGCCCAAATCCCAGTTGGCGATCGTTCCCGGACAATCGCATGTCAGCCTGATGCGGCAGACAGACCTGCTGAAAGTGTATCTTGAAAACTTTTTGAAATAA